The Streptomyces sp. CC0208 genome window below encodes:
- a CDS encoding flotillin family protein yields the protein MPMVVGVVAGVAVAAIAVLIGLFKLMWRVAEPNEALIISGSNHRTEGLEAGMGFRIVTGRGTLVLPGVQAVRKLSLDLNETELHVDCVTHQGIPLKVRGVVIFKVGDDFVSIANAGRRFLDQQKLMSERVHNVFAGHLRSIVGGLTVEDMIRDREKLTGQTRAACGTEMEKLGLIVDSLQIHEIEDPTGYIQNLAMPHAAAVQRDARIAQAEANRLATEAEQQSFARMAQATRDSEILQAGYQAERDKAGAKARQAGPLADAAARQEVVVQETRVAELEAHRREQQLQADVRKPADAKAYEKRTLAEAERDARISGAEAKARETELAAAAEATRVKTAASAEAEATKARGTAVAASTRATGEAEAAAAQARGLAEAAAAKAKGLAEAEAIKARAAALAENQEAVVAQQLAENWPEIVKAGASAFGNVDNMVVLNGADGMADMLAKALTMGGTGLGLARQLLASMNQNGQSPNGTSLNGVTVPPPAQKVPVQE from the coding sequence ATGCCGATGGTTGTCGGCGTCGTTGCGGGGGTGGCCGTAGCTGCCATCGCCGTTCTGATCGGTCTGTTCAAACTGATGTGGCGTGTCGCGGAACCCAACGAGGCACTGATCATCTCAGGCTCGAACCACAGGACCGAGGGGCTCGAAGCGGGCATGGGATTCCGCATCGTCACCGGGCGGGGCACGCTGGTGCTGCCCGGTGTTCAGGCGGTGCGCAAGCTCTCGCTCGACCTGAACGAGACCGAACTGCATGTGGACTGCGTGACCCACCAGGGCATCCCGCTCAAGGTGCGGGGCGTGGTCATCTTCAAGGTCGGTGACGACTTCGTGTCGATCGCCAACGCGGGGCGCCGCTTCCTCGACCAGCAGAAGCTGATGTCGGAGCGGGTGCACAACGTGTTCGCCGGTCATCTCAGGTCCATCGTCGGCGGGTTGACCGTCGAGGACATGATCCGCGACCGGGAGAAGCTCACCGGGCAGACCCGGGCCGCCTGCGGCACGGAGATGGAGAAGCTGGGGCTCATCGTCGACTCCCTGCAGATCCACGAGATCGAGGATCCGACCGGGTACATCCAGAACCTGGCGATGCCGCACGCGGCCGCCGTCCAGCGGGACGCGCGCATCGCGCAGGCGGAGGCGAACCGGCTGGCCACCGAGGCCGAGCAGCAGTCGTTCGCACGGATGGCGCAGGCCACCCGGGACAGCGAGATCCTCCAGGCCGGCTACCAGGCCGAGCGGGACAAGGCGGGCGCCAAGGCGCGCCAGGCCGGTCCGCTCGCCGACGCCGCCGCCCGGCAGGAGGTCGTCGTCCAGGAGACCAGGGTCGCCGAACTCGAGGCGCACCGGCGCGAACAGCAACTCCAGGCGGACGTCCGCAAGCCGGCGGACGCCAAGGCCTACGAGAAGCGCACGCTGGCCGAGGCCGAGCGCGACGCGCGGATCTCCGGGGCCGAGGCCAAGGCGAGGGAAACGGAGCTCGCGGCGGCGGCCGAGGCGACCCGGGTCAAGACGGCCGCGAGTGCCGAGGCCGAGGCGACCAAGGCCCGTGGTACCGCCGTGGCGGCGTCGACCCGGGCCACCGGTGAGGCCGAGGCCGCGGCGGCCCAGGCCAGGGGTCTCGCCGAGGCCGCGGCGGCCAAGGCGAAGGGTCTCGCGGAGGCGGAGGCCATCAAGGCCCGCGCCGCCGCCCTCGCCGAGAACCAGGAGGCGGTCGTCGCCCAGCAACTCGCCGAGAACTGGCCGGAGATCGTCAAGGCGGGCGCGTCCGCGTTCGGCAACGTCGACAACATGGTGGTCCTCAACGGCGCCGACGGCATGGCGGACATGCTCGCCAAGGCGCTCACCATGGGCGGCACCGGGCTGGGTCTGGCCCGTCAGCTGCTCGCGTCGATGAACCAGAACGGGCAGTCGCCGAACGGGACTTCGCTCAACGGGGTCACCGTACCGCCGCCCGCCCAGAAGGTGCCGGTCCAGGAGTAG
- a CDS encoding type II toxin-antitoxin system PemK/MazF family toxin gives MTAFTHENVPGRFGATATTEADPREVGRVRTEYSPAHDGDPDPGEIVWTWVPFEENDGRGKDRPVLVVAREAAGTFLAVQLSSKRHDGDREWVPIGGGPWDRTGRDSWVDVDRVLRLHEEGMRREACALDRGRFNLVRQRLHERYGWT, from the coding sequence GTGACTGCGTTTACCCATGAGAACGTTCCCGGCCGCTTCGGCGCCACCGCCACCACCGAGGCCGACCCGCGCGAGGTCGGCCGGGTGCGCACCGAGTACTCCCCCGCACACGACGGCGACCCCGATCCCGGGGAGATCGTGTGGACCTGGGTGCCCTTCGAGGAGAACGACGGACGCGGCAAGGACCGTCCCGTGCTCGTGGTCGCCCGGGAGGCGGCCGGCACTTTCCTCGCCGTGCAGCTGTCGAGCAAGCGGCACGACGGGGACCGGGAGTGGGTCCCGATCGGCGGCGGGCCCTGGGACCGGACCGGCCGGGACTCCTGGGTGGACGTCGACCGCGTCCTGCGTCTCCACGAGGAGGGCATGCGCCGGGAGGCGTGCGCGCTGGACCGGGGACGGTTCAACCTGGTCAGGCAGCGGCTGCACGAGCGGTACGGCTGGACCTGA